The following proteins come from a genomic window of Leopardus geoffroyi isolate Oge1 chromosome A3, O.geoffroyi_Oge1_pat1.0, whole genome shotgun sequence:
- the SERTAD2 gene encoding SERTA domain-containing protein 2 isoform X2, with amino-acid sequence MLGKGEKRKFDEHEDGLEGKILSPSDGPSKVSYTLQRQTIFNISLMKLYNHRPLTEPSLQKTVLINNMLRRIQEELKQEGSLRPVFASAAAAAAAATASPPPDSLSDSYREAAPPALSAPAPPPAHACDLGSTTPLDACLTPASLLEDDADDTFCTSPAAPPAAAARLSAPAPPPEKDSFSSALDEIEELCPTSTSPGAAAAAPDSSRGGSGAPGGPKPEDPKLMDSLPGNFEITTSTGFLTDLTLDDILFADIDTSMYDFDPCTSASGPASKMAPVSADDLLKTLAPYSSQPVAPSQPFKMDLTELDHIMEVLVGS; translated from the coding sequence ATGTTGGGTAAAGGAGAAAAACGGAAGTTTGACGAGCATGAAGATGGGCTGGAAGGCAAAATCCTGTCTCCCTCCGATGGGCCATCCAAGGTGTCTTACACCTTACAGCGCCAGACTATCTTCAACATTTCCCTTATGAAACTCTATAACCACAGGCCCCTCACAGAGCCCAGCTTGCAAAAGACCGTTCTGATCAACAACATGTTGCGGCGGATCCAGGAGGAGCTCAAACAGGAAGGCAGCCTGAGGCCGGTGttcgcctccgccgccgccgccgccgccgccgccaccgcctctCCCCCGCCCGACTCGCTGAGCGACAGCTACCGGGAGGCGGCGCCGCCCGCCCTCagcgcccccgcgcccccgcccgcgcACGCCTGCGACCTCGGGAGCACTACGCCGCTGGACGCCTGCCTCACGCCCGCCTCGCTGCTCGAGGACGACGCCGACGACACGTTTTGCACTTCCCCGGCCGCGCCGCCCGCGGCTGCCGCCAGACTGTCGGCCCCAGCGCCCCCGCCGGAGAAGGACAGCTTCTCCTCCGCCCTGGACGAGATCGAGGAGCTCTGTCCCACGTCTACCTCCCCCGGGGCCGCAGCCGCAGCGCCCGACAGCTCCCGAGGGGGCTCCGGCGCGCCGGGCGGCCCGAAACCCGAAGACCCGAAGCTGATGGACTCTCTGCCCGGGAACTTCGAAATCACGACGTCCACGGGGTTTCTGACAGACTTGACCCTGGACGACATCCTGTTTGCCGACATCGACACGTCCATGTACGACTTCGACCCCTGCACGTCTGCCTCGGGGCCGGCCTCGAAGATGGCCCCGGTGTCGGCCGACGACCTCCTCAAGACTCTGGCCCCTTACAGCAGTCAGCCGGTCGCCCCGAGTCAGCCTTTCAAAATGGACCTCACGGAGCTGGACCACATCATGGAGGTGCTGGTCGGGTCCTAA
- the SERTAD2 gene encoding SERTA domain-containing protein 2 isoform X1 — MPCPGLLSAQTGVSSCWPVWPLLTLARCVWSAGPGHEQGRQDEGYMLGKGEKRKFDEHEDGLEGKILSPSDGPSKVSYTLQRQTIFNISLMKLYNHRPLTEPSLQKTVLINNMLRRIQEELKQEGSLRPVFASAAAAAAAATASPPPDSLSDSYREAAPPALSAPAPPPAHACDLGSTTPLDACLTPASLLEDDADDTFCTSPAAPPAAAARLSAPAPPPEKDSFSSALDEIEELCPTSTSPGAAAAAPDSSRGGSGAPGGPKPEDPKLMDSLPGNFEITTSTGFLTDLTLDDILFADIDTSMYDFDPCTSASGPASKMAPVSADDLLKTLAPYSSQPVAPSQPFKMDLTELDHIMEVLVGS, encoded by the exons ATGCCATGCCCAGGGCTGCTCTCAGCTCAGACCGGAGTCAGCTCCTGCTGGCCTGTGTGGCCTCTCCTTACACTTGCACGCTGTGTGTGGAGCGCTGGCCCTGGCCATGAGCAGGGACGGCAGGACGAGGG ATATATGTTGGGTAAAGGAGAAAAACGGAAGTTTGACGAGCATGAAGATGGGCTGGAAGGCAAAATCCTGTCTCCCTCCGATGGGCCATCCAAGGTGTCTTACACCTTACAGCGCCAGACTATCTTCAACATTTCCCTTATGAAACTCTATAACCACAGGCCCCTCACAGAGCCCAGCTTGCAAAAGACCGTTCTGATCAACAACATGTTGCGGCGGATCCAGGAGGAGCTCAAACAGGAAGGCAGCCTGAGGCCGGTGttcgcctccgccgccgccgccgccgccgccgccaccgcctctCCCCCGCCCGACTCGCTGAGCGACAGCTACCGGGAGGCGGCGCCGCCCGCCCTCagcgcccccgcgcccccgcccgcgcACGCCTGCGACCTCGGGAGCACTACGCCGCTGGACGCCTGCCTCACGCCCGCCTCGCTGCTCGAGGACGACGCCGACGACACGTTTTGCACTTCCCCGGCCGCGCCGCCCGCGGCTGCCGCCAGACTGTCGGCCCCAGCGCCCCCGCCGGAGAAGGACAGCTTCTCCTCCGCCCTGGACGAGATCGAGGAGCTCTGTCCCACGTCTACCTCCCCCGGGGCCGCAGCCGCAGCGCCCGACAGCTCCCGAGGGGGCTCCGGCGCGCCGGGCGGCCCGAAACCCGAAGACCCGAAGCTGATGGACTCTCTGCCCGGGAACTTCGAAATCACGACGTCCACGGGGTTTCTGACAGACTTGACCCTGGACGACATCCTGTTTGCCGACATCGACACGTCCATGTACGACTTCGACCCCTGCACGTCTGCCTCGGGGCCGGCCTCGAAGATGGCCCCGGTGTCGGCCGACGACCTCCTCAAGACTCTGGCCCCTTACAGCAGTCAGCCGGTCGCCCCGAGTCAGCCTTTCAAAATGGACCTCACGGAGCTGGACCACATCATGGAGGTGCTGGTCGGGTCCTAA